TGCACGTGGTGGAATCCGCGGTGATGGGCGCCGATGTGGCGACGATACCATTCAAGGTGTTACAACAAATGTTCACCCACCCTCTCACCGACATTGGGATTGAGCGGTTCGAAGCGGACTATGCAAAAATCCCTAAACGGTGACGGATACGCCTGACCATCATCCTAATCCGGGCCGTGATCCTTCCCCCCCAAAACCCCGTCACGGCCCACTTTTTTACCCTTTTTCCGGTAGCTCCCGCGACGCTTGCAGTCTATATTTAACCCACATCGGTACCGGCAGGTTATTCATCCTCGGAGAAGCGGTATGAATGAAATCGAGCATCGGCCATGGGGCAGTTTCGAAGTACTGCTCGACGAGCCGGATTATAAAACCAAGCGCATCGTGGTGTCGCCCGGCGGGCGGCTCAGCCTTCAATATCATCATCGCCGCCAAGAGCATTGGTTCGTGGTAGCCGGCACAGGCGACGTAACCCGCGGCGACGATCTACTGCCCGTGCAAGCCGGGGTCGCGGTGGATATTCCCGTCAAGATTCCCCATCGTATCGCCAACACCGGCGCGGAACCCCTGGTGTTCATTGAAGTGCAGACCGGCGAATATTTCGGCGAGGATGATATCGTGCGGTTGGAAGACGACTACGGCCGCGAAACCGAATGAGGAGACTCAGGTGAAAAAAGTGGCGCTTTTCGCATTCAACGGCGACCCGATGTGCTTCATTCACGTGTTGCTGCACGCCTTCGACATGCACTCGAAGGATTACGAGGTGCAAATCGTCATCGAAGGCTCCGCGTGTAAGTTGGTCAAGGATTACCCCGAGAATCCCGACCATCCCAACGCTAAGCTGTTCCGGCGGGCGAAAGAAGAAGGCCTGATCGGCGGCGTGTGCAAAGCCTGCGCGAGCAAGGTCGGCGCATTGGAAGCAGCGATAGAACAGGAATTGCACCTGTACGACGACATGATGGGCCACCCCAGCATCACCGCGTTCCTGGAAAAGGGATACGCC
Above is a genomic segment from Candidatus Lernaella stagnicola containing:
- a CDS encoding phosphomannose isomerase type II C-terminal cupin domain, whose protein sequence is MNEIEHRPWGSFEVLLDEPDYKTKRIVVSPGGRLSLQYHHRRQEHWFVVAGTGDVTRGDDLLPVQAGVAVDIPVKIPHRIANTGAEPLVFIEVQTGEYFGEDDIVRLEDDYGRETE
- a CDS encoding DsrE family protein; translation: MKKVALFAFNGDPMCFIHVLLHAFDMHSKDYEVQIVIEGSACKLVKDYPENPDHPNAKLFRRAKEEGLIGGVCKACASKVGALEAAIEQELHLYDDMMGHPSITAFLEKGYAVFTF